A genomic stretch from Vibrio algarum includes:
- the nifB gene encoding nitrogenase cofactor biosynthesis protein NifB, whose protein sequence is MNQKQEQTRLKKDGANKISHFFRKEIQDKIAQHPCYSKNAHQYARMHLPVAPACNIQCNYCNRKYDCSNESRPGVVSNLTDPYGALKHFQAIKKRVANLSVVGIAGPGDALANPKATFSALKLIKSEDPDAQLCISTNGLALIDYIEELVEVGVHHLTITINCIDAEIGKKIYPWVFFNHQRLRGIEAAETLISRQLAGLEAASKAGMLVKVNTVLIPGVNDQHIEAVSEKVNQLGAMLHNIMPLISDPKHGTYFGLTGQRGPTEDELNIARGQSGFNIPQMTHCQQCRADAVGTLDGGCSSNAEPESIEQEEQGLSYRVAIACTAKDDSDIVQTHFGYADQFSIYEYSRSKNQFVHTETRIASRYCSGARECVDDAEYKEMLIDSISDCDELVCSRIGISPWRKLELAGVKPNVDFAFQSTKEALAQITHRLEEKSGYCGKPDKEVSNGICHNR, encoded by the coding sequence ATGAATCAGAAACAAGAACAGACGCGACTTAAGAAAGATGGCGCGAATAAAATCAGCCACTTCTTCCGCAAAGAAATTCAAGATAAAATTGCCCAACACCCTTGTTATTCTAAAAACGCCCATCAATACGCGCGAATGCATTTGCCCGTTGCTCCAGCTTGTAATATCCAGTGTAACTATTGCAATCGCAAATATGACTGTAGCAATGAATCTCGCCCTGGTGTCGTATCCAACTTAACCGACCCTTATGGCGCACTTAAACATTTTCAAGCGATAAAAAAACGTGTGGCCAACCTTTCCGTCGTGGGGATAGCGGGCCCCGGGGATGCCCTTGCTAATCCGAAGGCGACCTTCTCTGCACTTAAATTAATAAAAAGTGAAGACCCAGACGCTCAACTCTGTATCTCCACCAATGGTCTCGCTTTAATCGATTATATTGAAGAGCTGGTAGAGGTTGGGGTTCATCATTTGACCATTACTATAAATTGTATTGATGCCGAAATAGGAAAGAAAATTTACCCTTGGGTGTTCTTCAATCATCAACGTTTACGAGGGATTGAGGCAGCAGAAACCTTAATATCCCGCCAACTAGCTGGATTAGAGGCCGCATCAAAAGCGGGAATGTTGGTCAAGGTTAATACTGTGCTTATTCCCGGAGTTAATGACCAACATATAGAAGCAGTTTCAGAAAAGGTAAATCAATTAGGCGCCATGTTGCACAACATCATGCCTCTTATTTCAGACCCTAAACATGGCACCTATTTCGGTCTTACAGGCCAACGTGGCCCTACCGAAGATGAGCTAAACATCGCAAGAGGACAATCTGGCTTCAATATACCCCAAATGACTCACTGCCAGCAATGCAGAGCCGATGCTGTAGGCACTCTCGATGGTGGTTGCTCGAGCAATGCAGAGCCAGAGTCAATAGAGCAGGAAGAACAAGGGCTTTCTTATAGAGTGGCTATTGCTTGTACCGCAAAGGATGATTCTGACATAGTACAAACGCATTTTGGCTATGCGGATCAATTTAGCATTTACGAATATTCGAGATCCAAAAATCAGTTTGTTCACACTGAAACTCGTATCGCATCTCGGTACTGCTCTGGGGCTCGTGAATGTGTGGATGATGCAGAATACAAAGAGATGCTTATTGACAGTATTTCTGACTGCGACGAACTAGTTTGCTCTCGTATTGGTATTTCGCCATGGCGAAAGCTAGAGCTGGCAGGTGTTAAACCGAATGTGGATTTTGCGTTTCAAAGTACAAAAGAGGCACTCGCTCAAATAACCCATCGATTAGAGGAAAAGTCGGGATATTGTGGTAAGCCTGACAAGGAGGTATCTAATGGTATATGCCATAACAGATAA
- a CDS encoding 4Fe-4S binding protein, whose protein sequence is MVYAITDKCTGCHACLTVCPNGAVYQDPNNEKRFVIQPNRCNGCKTQYEVPQCASICPIEEAIINDMGIAFNPKGSLTRLDT, encoded by the coding sequence ATGGTATATGCCATAACAGATAAATGCACCGGCTGTCACGCTTGCTTAACTGTTTGCCCAAATGGTGCCGTCTATCAAGATCCAAACAACGAAAAACGCTTTGTTATTCAACCGAATCGTTGTAATGGTTGCAAAACACAATATGAGGTGCCTCAATGTGCAAGTATTTGTCCTATTGAAGAAGCTATCATTAACGACATGGGTATAGCATTTAACCCTAAAGGAAGTTTAACAAGACTAGATACTTAG
- the modC gene encoding molybdenum ABC transporter ATP-binding protein, producing MAGLEKLGCGYFSVGENLWQDSTASYFLPTHLRDIGYVFQEAGLFPHLSVLKNLEYGQKRVSREKQQVHLNDVCDLLGIRHLLERSPQNLSGGERQRVAIARALLTSPKILLMDEPLSALDNVLKTDILPYLEKLHNELAIPIVYVTHSVEELTRLADHVVLFEKGRIITSDSASHILSNPHYQPMFGASTSSVLDTQIAMQCKDYLTQLETSDGISFLVPRCLGSIGDKLRCRILASDVSICRSYPCESSILNKVQATIVEIHNMELRGETILVLELQKGTRLLSNITNRSSKELGLIEGLVVWAQIKAVAIC from the coding sequence ATGGCTGGGCTTGAAAAATTAGGTTGTGGTTACTTTTCAGTAGGTGAAAATCTCTGGCAGGATTCAACGGCATCTTATTTTTTGCCTACTCACCTAAGGGACATTGGTTACGTTTTTCAAGAAGCCGGTTTATTTCCACATCTATCCGTTCTAAAAAATCTTGAATATGGCCAAAAAAGAGTATCACGTGAAAAACAGCAAGTTCATTTGAATGATGTTTGTGACTTGCTTGGTATCCGTCATTTACTTGAACGGAGTCCTCAGAACTTATCTGGTGGCGAGAGACAGAGAGTGGCTATTGCCAGAGCCTTGTTAACGTCACCAAAAATACTATTAATGGATGAACCTCTATCGGCGTTAGATAATGTGCTAAAGACGGATATTTTGCCGTATTTAGAGAAGTTACATAATGAGCTGGCCATTCCTATTGTGTATGTTACCCATTCGGTAGAAGAGCTCACTAGATTAGCGGACCACGTTGTGTTGTTTGAAAAGGGACGAATTATCACCTCGGATAGTGCGAGCCACATTTTATCGAACCCGCACTATCAGCCCATGTTTGGTGCCAGTACCAGTAGTGTATTAGATACTCAAATTGCTATGCAGTGTAAAGATTATCTGACCCAGTTGGAAACAAGCGATGGTATTTCATTTTTAGTCCCTCGATGTTTGGGGTCAATAGGCGACAAATTGCGCTGTCGAATTCTCGCGTCGGATGTCAGTATTTGTCGCTCTTATCCATGTGAAAGCTCTATTCTTAACAAAGTTCAAGCGACTATCGTTGAAATTCACAATATGGAGTTAAGAGGGGAAACTATACTGGTTCTGGAGTTACAAAAAGGAACACGGCTTCTGTCTAACATCACGAATCGCTCATCAAAAGAGCTCGGATTAATAGAAGGATTGGTTGTTTGGGCTCAGATAAAAGCCGTCGCGATCTGTTAA
- the modB gene encoding molybdate ABC transporter permease subunit: protein MLDLNFDVIITTLKLALVVTFWLLLIGIPTAWWLSSTQCKYKGAVTALLTLPMVLPPTVLGFYLLLLMGPKGPVGQLVDSLGLTQLPFSFAGIAIACIVHSLPFVIQPLQNAFDAIGKRPLEVAATLRASPWDTFTSVTLPLAWPGIFSAGVMGFCHTLGEFGVVLMIGGNIPGKTRVVSVEIYNYAEALEYGKAHILAGGMVLFSFIALLLMYWLNNAHQSRLS, encoded by the coding sequence ATGTTGGACCTAAATTTTGATGTCATTATTACCACGTTAAAATTGGCTTTAGTGGTCACCTTCTGGTTGTTATTAATAGGGATACCGACAGCGTGGTGGCTGTCCAGTACACAATGTAAATATAAAGGGGCTGTGACCGCTCTTTTAACCTTGCCAATGGTTCTTCCACCCACTGTATTAGGTTTTTATTTACTACTTTTGATGGGGCCAAAGGGTCCCGTGGGGCAGTTGGTAGATAGCTTAGGGTTAACTCAATTACCTTTTTCATTTGCGGGTATTGCAATCGCTTGTATCGTCCATTCATTGCCTTTTGTCATTCAGCCTCTTCAAAATGCTTTTGATGCAATAGGAAAGCGCCCTCTGGAAGTCGCCGCAACTCTGCGTGCTTCTCCGTGGGATACCTTTACTTCGGTTACATTGCCTCTCGCATGGCCAGGAATATTTTCAGCAGGGGTAATGGGTTTTTGTCACACACTCGGAGAGTTCGGTGTTGTACTAATGATTGGAGGTAATATTCCTGGAAAAACGAGGGTGGTATCAGTGGAGATATACAATTATGCAGAAGCGCTAGAATATGGGAAAGCCCACATTCTAGCGGGTGGTATGGTGCTGTTTTCGTTCATTGCATTGTTACTGATGTATTGGTTGAATAACGCCCATCAATCGAGACTAAGTTGA
- the modA gene encoding molybdate ABC transporter substrate-binding protein has protein sequence MNRLRTFIALIFCFSHSASAETVMIAVANNFYGAMQVIAKDFKKLTGHDITLSTGTSGQLYAQVVNGAPFDLFLSADKKRPTKLVEAGYASDSFTYAYGSLVLWSPDPTLFNGDINVLLKDSVKHIAMANPKLAPYGFAAQQVMENAGIYESVQAKFVMSKGLNAAYQFVVTENAQVGFLAKSQLYRDKKMADGSYWDIPNDYYDPIMQDAILLNENNTGAVQFVQYLNSDRARDLMALFGYL, from the coding sequence TTGAATAGATTAAGAACTTTTATTGCGTTGATATTTTGTTTTTCTCATTCGGCATCGGCAGAAACCGTGATGATTGCAGTAGCAAATAATTTTTATGGGGCGATGCAGGTTATTGCCAAAGATTTTAAGAAACTAACAGGTCATGACATTACATTAAGTACCGGGACATCCGGACAGCTCTACGCTCAAGTAGTGAATGGTGCGCCATTTGACCTTTTCCTTTCCGCTGATAAAAAAAGGCCCACCAAATTAGTAGAAGCGGGGTATGCATCGGATTCGTTCACTTACGCCTATGGGAGCCTCGTGTTGTGGTCGCCAGACCCCACGTTATTTAATGGTGATATCAATGTTTTGTTAAAAGACAGTGTTAAACATATCGCTATGGCTAACCCTAAGTTAGCGCCGTATGGTTTTGCCGCACAGCAAGTAATGGAAAACGCGGGAATCTACGAAAGTGTTCAGGCAAAGTTTGTTATGAGTAAAGGGCTGAATGCCGCCTACCAATTTGTCGTCACCGAAAATGCACAAGTTGGTTTTCTTGCCAAGTCTCAGTTATACCGAGACAAGAAAATGGCGGACGGCTCTTACTGGGATATTCCAAATGATTATTATGACCCCATTATGCAAGATGCCATTTTACTTAACGAAAATAACACCGGTGCAGTCCAATTTGTGCAGTATCTGAACAGCGACAGAGCAAGAGATTTGATGGCGTTGTTCGGCTACTTGTAA